A part of Sebastes fasciatus isolate fSebFas1 chromosome 10, fSebFas1.pri, whole genome shotgun sequence genomic DNA contains:
- the phykpl gene encoding 5-phosphohydroxy-L-lysine phospho-lyase: MNMAAEKLRKEETLAMRMRLIGQSCRLFYSDEPVKIVRARGQYLFDENGMQYLDCISNVHHVGHCHPSITKAAAAQMDLLNTNTRFLHDNIVMYADRLAASLPEKLSVFYFVNSGSEANDLALRLAQQYTQHEDVVVLDHAYHGHLMSLIDISPYKFRKLAGQKEWVHVAPLPDTYRGIYTEDHPNPGQAYADAVKDVIEEVHRKGRKISAFFAESLPSVGGQIILPQGYSAKVAEYVRSAGGVFVADEVQTGFGRVGSHFWAFQLQGEGFCPDIVTMGKPMGNGHPLACVVTTAEIAGAFTANGVEYFNTFGGNPVSCAIGLALLDVIEKEDLRGNATRVGAHLKGLLTKMQTRHQIIGDVRGVGLFVGLELVTDREQKTPATETAARVVKRLKEEDKICVSTDGPWENVVKFKPPMCFSMEDADLVVQCIDRILTDMEASDI; this comes from the exons ATGAACATGGCAGCTGAAAAACTCAGGAAAGAAGAAACTCTTGCAATGAGGATGAGATTAATCGG GCAGTCATGTAGACTATTTTATTCAGACGAGCCTGTGAAAATAGTGAGAGCAAGAGGACAATATCTATTTGATGAAAATGGCATGCAATATCTGGACTGCATCAGCAACGTTCACCATG tgGGCCACTGTCACCCCAGCATTACAAAGGCTGCAGCTGCACAGATGGACCTCCTGAACACAAATACACGATTCCTGCACGACAACATAGTCATGTATGCAGACCGGCTGGCTGCCAGCCTGCCTGAGAAACTGAGTGTCTTCTACTTTGTTAACTCTGG GTCAGAGGCCAATGATCTCGCCCTACGCTTGGCGCAGCAGTACACCCAACATGAGGATGTCGTTGTGCTTGACCA TGCATACCACGGGCATCTAATGTCCCTCATCGACATTAGTCCTTACAAGTTCCGGAAACTGGCGGGACAGAAAGAATGGGTTCATGTG GCGCCCTTACCAGACACCTACAGAGGCATATACACAGAGGATCACCCCAACCCGGGCCAAGCATACGCGGATGCAGTGAAAGACGTAATAGAGGAGGTGCACAGGAAAGGTCGTAAG ATCTCTGCCTTCTTTGCCGAATCATTGCCAAGTGTTGGAGGACAAATCATCTTGCCCCAAGGATACTCAGCTAAAGTTGCAGA ATACGTGCGCTCTGCCGGTGGAGTGTTTGTGGCAGACGAGGTGCAGACGGGTTTCGGACGCGTGGGGAGTCACTTCTGGGCGTTCCAGCTGCAGGGGGAGGGTTTCTGTCCCGACATAGTGACCATGGGTAAACCGATGGGCAACGGACATCCCCTGGCGTGTGTGGTGACCACCGCAGAGATAGCCGGAGCTTTCACAGCCAATGGAGTGGAGTACTTCAATACG TTCGGAGGGAATCCAGTGTCCTGTGCAATTGGCCTGGCACTACTTGACGTGATAGAGAAAGAGGACCTGAGAGGAAACGCCACCAGGGTGGGAGCACATCTTAAAGGTTTGCTCACAAAGATGCAAACACGGCATCAAATAATCGGCGATGTCAG AGGCGTAGGCCTGTTTGTGGGTCTCGAGCTGGTTACAGACCGAGAGCAGAAGACTCCGGCCACAGAGACAGCAGCTCGGGTGGTGAAGAG GTTAAAGGAGGAGGATAAAATCTGTGTCAGCACAGACGGCCCCTGGGAAAACGTGGTGAAGTTTAAACCTCCCATGTGTTTCAGTATGGAGGACGCTGACCTGGTGGTACAATGTATCGACCGCATCCTCACAG ACATGGAAGCCAGTGACATTTAA
- the LOC141774739 gene encoding heterogeneous nuclear ribonucleoprotein A/B-like isoform X2: MSETEQQYMETSENGHEVDDDFNGADHTEEANEEEEEERAVNDCGEQQQQQQEEEEEEEEEEGGGGGGGGAGLDADGNSQNGGTEGGQIDASKGEEDAGKMFVGGLSWETSKKDLKDYFTKFGEVTDCTIKMDQQTGRSRGFGFILFKDAIAVDKVLEQKEHRLDGRVIDPKKAMAMKKDPVKKIFVGGLNPDTSKEVIQEYFGTFGDVETIELPQDPKTEKRRGFVFITYKDETPVKKVMEKKYHNVGGSKCEIKIAQPKEVYQQQQYGARGYGGRGRGRGGQGQNWNQGYNNYWNQGYNQNYGYGQQGYGYGGYGNYDYSAGYYGYGGGYDYSLK; encoded by the exons ATGTCTGAGACAGAGCAGCAGTACATGGAGACGTCAGAAAACGGCCACGAAGTCGACGATGATTTTAACGGCGCCGACCACACCGAGGAGGcgaacgaggaggaggaggaggagagagccgTGAACGACTgcggagagcagcagcagcagcagcaggaggaggaggaggaggaggaagaggaggaaggcggcggcggcggcggcggaggaGCGGGGCTCGACGCCGACGGGAACTCTCAGAACGGAGGCACGGAGGGCGGACAGATCGACGCCAGCAAGGGAGAGGAGGATGCCGG GAAAATGTTTGTTGGCGGTCTCAGCTGGGAGACGAGCAAGAAGGATCTCAAAGATTACTTCACTAAATTCGGTGAGGTGACGGACTGCACCATAAAGATGGACCAGCAGACGGGCCGGTCAAGAGGCTTCGGATTCATTCTCTTTAAAGACGCGATCGCTGTGGATAAG gttCTTGAACAGAAGGAGCACAGGCTAGATGGGCGTGTCATCGACCCCAAGAAGGCCATGGCCATGAAGAAGGATCCAGTCAAGAAAATCTTTGTGGGAGGCCTTAACCCTGACACCTCAAAGGAAGTCATTCAGGAGTACTTCGGGACATTTGGAGAT GTCGAGACCATTGAGCTCCCGCAAGATCcaaagacagaaaagaggaGGGGATTTGTATTTATCACGTACAAAGACGAGACTCCCGTCAAGAAGGTGATGGAGAAGAAATACCACAACGTCGGCGGAAGCAAG TGTGAAATAAAAATAGCCCAGCCCAAAGAGGtctaccagcagcagcagtacggCGCCCGTGGATACGGAGGACGCGGCAGGGGCCGTGGAG GCCAGGGCCAGAACTGGAATCAAGGTTACAACAACTACTGGAACCAGGGATACAACCAGAACTATGGCTACGGACAGCAAGGCTACGGATATGGCGGCTACGGCAACTATGACTACTCTGCTGGTTATTACGGCTATGGGGGTGGCTACGATTACA GTCTAAAGTAA
- the LOC141774739 gene encoding heterogeneous nuclear ribonucleoprotein A/B-like isoform X1 encodes MSETEQQYMETSENGHEVDDDFNGADHTEEANEEEEEERAVNDCGEQQQQQQEEEEEEEEEEGGGGGGGGAGLDADGNSQNGGTEGGQIDASKGEEDAGKMFVGGLSWETSKKDLKDYFTKFGEVTDCTIKMDQQTGRSRGFGFILFKDAIAVDKVLEQKEHRLDGRVIDPKKAMAMKKDPVKKIFVGGLNPDTSKEVIQEYFGTFGDVETIELPQDPKTEKRRGFVFITYKDETPVKKVMEKKYHNVGGSKCEIKIAQPKEVYQQQQYGARGYGGRGRGRGGQGQNWNQGYNNYWNQGYNQNYGYGQQGYGYGGYGNYDYSAGYYGYGGGYDYNQGNTSYGKTPRRGGHQSSYKPY; translated from the exons ATGTCTGAGACAGAGCAGCAGTACATGGAGACGTCAGAAAACGGCCACGAAGTCGACGATGATTTTAACGGCGCCGACCACACCGAGGAGGcgaacgaggaggaggaggaggagagagccgTGAACGACTgcggagagcagcagcagcagcagcaggaggaggaggaggaggaggaagaggaggaaggcggcggcggcggcggcggaggaGCGGGGCTCGACGCCGACGGGAACTCTCAGAACGGAGGCACGGAGGGCGGACAGATCGACGCCAGCAAGGGAGAGGAGGATGCCGG GAAAATGTTTGTTGGCGGTCTCAGCTGGGAGACGAGCAAGAAGGATCTCAAAGATTACTTCACTAAATTCGGTGAGGTGACGGACTGCACCATAAAGATGGACCAGCAGACGGGCCGGTCAAGAGGCTTCGGATTCATTCTCTTTAAAGACGCGATCGCTGTGGATAAG gttCTTGAACAGAAGGAGCACAGGCTAGATGGGCGTGTCATCGACCCCAAGAAGGCCATGGCCATGAAGAAGGATCCAGTCAAGAAAATCTTTGTGGGAGGCCTTAACCCTGACACCTCAAAGGAAGTCATTCAGGAGTACTTCGGGACATTTGGAGAT GTCGAGACCATTGAGCTCCCGCAAGATCcaaagacagaaaagaggaGGGGATTTGTATTTATCACGTACAAAGACGAGACTCCCGTCAAGAAGGTGATGGAGAAGAAATACCACAACGTCGGCGGAAGCAAG TGTGAAATAAAAATAGCCCAGCCCAAAGAGGtctaccagcagcagcagtacggCGCCCGTGGATACGGAGGACGCGGCAGGGGCCGTGGAG GCCAGGGCCAGAACTGGAATCAAGGTTACAACAACTACTGGAACCAGGGATACAACCAGAACTATGGCTACGGACAGCAAGGCTACGGATATGGCGGCTACGGCAACTATGACTACTCTGCTGGTTATTACGGCTATGGGGGTGGCTACGATTACA ACCAGGGCAATACAAGCTATGGGAAAACTCCAAGACGTGGAGGCCACCAGAGTAGCTACAAGCCATACTGA